The Aedes albopictus strain Foshan chromosome 1, AalbF5, whole genome shotgun sequence genomic interval ACCCATCAGCATCACGGGAAGCTACAACCGGAACCGGTGGAAAGACCTTGAAGCCCATCAAAACCAGGATGCGCTTCAAGAAGGACGACGTTCGCCAGTGCCGGCTCTGTTTACGAATGCTTCCGCGGGACGGCTTCCGCCTAACGGGTGAGCAGTCCGACGACGGTCGGAGCGACTTCCGGCGCCGGATTGACGATGCCGTCGGAGTGAAAATCGTCGACCAAGACCGAGTTAGGTCCGTATGCAGTGGTTGTGCGCTTCTGGTGGACATGATAAGCGAGTTTCGGGGAACCTGTCGTAAGGCGGAAACTATTCATAGGGGGCGACTACTGATGATGCACCCCGGAAGTTGGGCTAGTGAAGAGAACAAGAAAACGTTGGAGGATTGTCGCAACCTGGTGAAACGCAACGCAGCCGAGATGGATGTGTTGTTCAAGTATTACGAGCAGAAGAATGTGGAGACCCAGCAGCGACTGGAACGGAAGGCCAAACAGCAATCCGCGAATGGACCACAGATAGGTCGGCTGCCGAGGACTCTGTTCAACGAGGACGATGACTTGGACATGACTCTGCTGCAGCCCACTGCGGCACCGAATCCATCGTTGGGGTCCGCAGTCCAGTCGAATCGTGGTGCTGAGAAAGGATTGGCCTTGTGTGATATTTGCGGTAAAATTATGGAGCCATACAATATGCAGTACCATATGAACAAGCATACGGGAGACCGGCCGTTTGCTTGCGAGCAGGAAGGTTGCGGCCAGAGATTTTTCAACTTTAAAGTGCTACAGTATCACATTCAAAGGGTGCACTGCGAAAGCATGCTTGAGTGCAGCGTTTGCCAGCGTAAGGTAAAGGGGAAACTGCAACTTAAGATGCACATGCTGGTCCACCAGGACAGCCGGCTGCCCAATAATCGGAAGACGGCATGTAAGGTTTgcggtaaattattttacaagtaATTCTGGGAGAGACTTGGTTCTTTCAAGAGGGGTTTTTGGAGTAACGTATTCTATACTTTTTAGGGGTTACATAAAGGATCACATGGCCGTTCACACGGGGAAGCTAGCACATGCCTGTGAGTTCTGCGGTCGACGGTTTGCCGCCAGTAATAATCTGTGTACGCATCGGAAGAAGGCTCATCCGGATGCGAAACCTATTTCTAGTAAGAcgttccagcagcagcagcaacagagcGATTCTTCGAATGACGGTTGAACACTGGAACCAGAACATGGGCGTTTACTTGCAAATACATGGAATGCTGTATATATCTTCAGAACACGTCTGGTGTTACGTACGTGAAGTCAAGTGATGGGTTCCGTAGTGCGATTAAGCTGAAATGTCCAGGGAACAATACTACGTATCACCATTGCTACCGGCTGAATCTTTTCTTTAGTCTGTAACTGTCTGTAACGGTACTGTACTATTGAAATAAAACCTTTGTTAGATTGTACTCCTTGCCTTTTCTATTTTCCCGATAAACATAATGCATAAGAATGCTTTTTTCACAAGAATTAGGAAAACAACTTTGTCCGTGAAACAACTATAACGCTGTGCTTTTATCTCAGTAT includes:
- the LOC109397887 gene encoding myoneurin-like isoform X1, which encodes MTTVNPSASREATTGTGGKTLKPIKTRMRFKKDDVRQCRLCLRMLPRDGFRLTGEQSDDGRSDFRRRIDDAVGVKIVDQDRVRSVCSGCALLVDMISEFRGTCRKAETIHRGRLLMMHPGSWASEENKKTLEDCRNLVKRNAAEMDVLFKYYEQKNVETQQRLERKAKQQSANGPQIGRLPRTLFNEDDDLDMTLLQPTAAPNPSLGSAVQSNRGAEKGLALCDICGKIMEPYNMQYHMNKHTGDRPFACEQEGCGQRFFNFKVLQYHIQRVHCESMLECSVCQRKVKGKLQLKMHMLVHQDSRLPNNRKTACKVCGKLFYKGYIKDHMAVHTGKLAHACEFCGRRFAASNNLCTHRKKAHPDAKPISSKTFQQQQQQSDSSNDG
- the LOC109397887 gene encoding uncharacterized protein LOC109397887 isoform X2 yields the protein MTTVNPSASREATTGTGGKTLKPIKTRMRFKKDDVRQCRLCLRMLPRDGFRLTGEQSDDGRSDFRRRIDDAVGVKIVDQDRVRSVCSGCALLVDMISEFRGTCRKAETIHRGRLLMMHPGSWASEENKKTLEDCRNLVKRNAAEMDVLFKYYEQKNVETQQRLERKAKQQSANGPQIGRLPRTLFNEDDDLDMTLLQPTAAPNPSLGSAVQSNRGAEKGLALCDICGKIMEPYNMQYHMNKHTGDRPFACEQEGCGQRFFNFKVLQYHIQRVHCESMLECSVCQRKVKGKLQLKMHMLVHQDSRLPNNRKTACKVCGVT